In Pseudomonas sp. Leaf58, one DNA window encodes the following:
- a CDS encoding oligosaccharide flippase family protein codes for MPSIDVSPPLSLRRRAMWASALNLFAVFASQAIRLGGNLVITRLLVPEMFGIMAIATTVAVLLQMLSDVGLRQNVIQSSRGDEPLFLDTVWTVQIVRGFVLFLLTLLLALGAQFTQYIQLWPAQSTYASPELPMVLAISGIAAIIYGFQSPKIDVAIRLFQQKRVVIAELISQVVGLLVMLVAGYLTRSIWSLVAAGLVGTLVFTVLSHVIFQGPRNRLRWDRDALREVFDYGRWILLSSSVGVLAMQGDRIWFGGSMSATELGVYSIAVSILGVIQSVLQRLAGAVALPAFSEATRDGDKERVRTLYYRSRMLFDLSSLFACGVLLTASPLLIGWLYDARYAGAGNTIAILSLSLFTLRFTLAHQLWLAMGLTKYVAMDNIIRVVALFVLLPVLMAIGGVTYAIWGVALHTYFTLLLIFKVNRQLGLLDLKREFVVLPALPIGVLFGEMITKLFA; via the coding sequence ATGCCTTCGATTGATGTGTCGCCTCCCTTGAGCCTGCGCAGACGGGCCATGTGGGCCAGCGCGTTGAATCTTTTCGCTGTTTTCGCCTCTCAGGCCATTCGCTTGGGTGGCAATCTGGTGATCACCCGCCTGTTGGTGCCAGAAATGTTCGGCATCATGGCCATTGCGACCACTGTTGCAGTGCTGCTGCAGATGCTTTCCGACGTGGGGCTACGGCAAAACGTCATTCAGAGTTCGCGCGGCGACGAACCGTTGTTTCTCGATACTGTGTGGACCGTGCAGATCGTCCGGGGCTTTGTACTGTTCCTTTTGACGTTGTTATTGGCCCTGGGTGCCCAGTTCACGCAGTACATTCAGCTGTGGCCAGCGCAGTCCACCTACGCCTCACCCGAGCTCCCGATGGTGCTGGCGATATCAGGCATCGCCGCGATCATCTATGGCTTCCAGTCACCCAAAATTGATGTGGCCATTCGTCTTTTCCAGCAGAAGAGGGTAGTCATCGCCGAACTGATTTCGCAGGTGGTCGGTTTGCTAGTAATGCTCGTGGCAGGCTACCTCACACGCTCTATCTGGTCATTGGTGGCGGCGGGCCTGGTGGGTACCCTGGTTTTCACTGTTCTTAGTCACGTGATCTTCCAGGGGCCGCGCAATCGCCTGCGCTGGGACCGGGACGCGCTGCGCGAGGTGTTCGATTACGGGCGCTGGATCTTGCTGTCGTCCTCCGTAGGGGTGTTAGCGATGCAGGGCGACCGGATATGGTTCGGCGGCAGTATGTCGGCCACGGAGCTGGGGGTATATTCCATCGCCGTCTCCATCCTTGGGGTGATTCAGTCGGTCCTGCAGCGGCTGGCCGGGGCGGTTGCCTTACCGGCCTTCAGTGAGGCGACGAGAGATGGCGATAAAGAACGGGTACGCACCCTTTATTACCGCTCCAGGATGTTGTTCGACCTCAGCTCGCTGTTTGCTTGCGGTGTTCTGCTAACGGCCAGCCCCCTGCTGATCGGTTGGCTCTATGACGCTCGTTATGCCGGCGCCGGCAATACCATCGCCATTCTCTCGCTGTCGCTTTTTACCTTGCGTTTCACGCTGGCACACCAGCTCTGGCTGGCCATGGGGCTGACCAAGTACGTGGCGATGGATAACATAATCCGGGTGGTGGCGCTGTTCGTCCTGCTGCCGGTTTTGATGGCGATTGGTGGCGTAACCTATGCCATATGGGGGGTGGCCCTGCATACCTACTTCACGCTGTTGCTGATTTTCAAGGTTAACCGGCAACTGGGCCTGCTGGACCTGAAACGCGAGTTTGTCGTACTGCCCGCCCTGCCAATCGGCGTCTTGTTCGGCGAAATGATAACCAAGCTGTTTGCCTGA
- a CDS encoding DUF535 family protein yields MIYRAIVKSVFVLHPGYSLRALRNKLRLGLLIVRHWPGLKGYLQRLRTTLGPEGFQRLGEDCIGLAQWPYISKSWAAQTRFDALASHYEVVAECCQPLLLLGRDDSLPLADLTQYSPNCTLVLDRAFWFMREGELVLNLFQGELRVASLAFTLSRSEEGLCMFIGAVQGIHKGVDSETSLNIYRVLTKDFEGLRPRSLLIEVLRHIAHGLGVTKLYAIGDGYRHHRHPYFGKDKSQELLANYDVIWQEHGATASERKDFFSIPLVVARPPLDQIAAKKRAMYRRRYELLDSLFAQMDSVVRHQVVTRGRGGLESLGGACSENTA; encoded by the coding sequence ATGATTTATAGAGCGATAGTGAAAAGCGTGTTTGTCCTGCATCCTGGCTATTCGCTGCGTGCCTTGCGCAACAAGCTACGGCTGGGGTTGCTCATTGTGCGTCATTGGCCCGGGCTCAAAGGTTATCTGCAGCGCCTGCGCACCACGCTTGGCCCAGAGGGATTCCAGCGCTTGGGGGAGGACTGCATCGGCCTCGCCCAGTGGCCCTACATCAGCAAATCGTGGGCGGCGCAAACCCGTTTCGATGCGCTGGCTTCGCACTATGAGGTGGTTGCTGAGTGTTGCCAGCCGCTGTTGCTGCTGGGCCGGGACGATTCCCTGCCGCTGGCTGACTTGACCCAATATTCCCCCAATTGCACCCTAGTGTTGGACCGGGCGTTTTGGTTCATGCGTGAGGGAGAGCTGGTGCTGAACCTGTTCCAGGGTGAGTTGCGCGTTGCCTCGCTGGCTTTCACCCTGTCTCGCTCGGAGGAAGGGTTGTGCATGTTCATCGGCGCGGTACAGGGCATTCACAAAGGCGTGGACAGCGAAACGTCACTGAATATCTACCGAGTCTTGACCAAGGACTTCGAAGGGCTACGCCCGCGCAGCCTGCTGATCGAGGTTCTCAGGCATATCGCCCATGGGCTTGGCGTGACCAAGCTCTATGCCATTGGCGACGGCTACCGTCACCATCGCCATCCCTATTTCGGCAAGGACAAATCCCAAGAATTGCTGGCCAATTATGACGTCATTTGGCAAGAGCACGGGGCGACGGCGTCCGAGCGCAAAGACTTCTTCAGCATCCCCCTGGTTGTTGCTCGACCGCCCCTGGATCAGATAGCCGCCAAGAAGCGCGCGATGTATCGCCGCCGCTATGAACTGCTGGATAGCCTATTCGCGCAAATGGACAGTGTGGTGCGCCATCAGGTGGTGACCCGTGGCAGGGGTGGGCTGGAATCGCTGGGCGGGGCATGCTCGGAAAATACGGCGTAG